Proteins encoded in a region of the Chitinimonas sp. BJYL2 genome:
- a CDS encoding DNA polymerase III subunit chi: MAQASFYYNVASREQALCQLVGKAVKRKLATGVLTGNEADSMAVDRLLWEIPSTGFVPHCLADQPVAAATPAWIHHELDALLPRDVLFNWSDQAVPADRGIARIVEIVPRDDDGLRQIARQRLAYYKQAGYEIEFTDMLQLAKG; the protein is encoded by the coding sequence ATGGCCCAGGCGAGCTTCTACTACAACGTTGCAAGCCGCGAGCAGGCGCTTTGCCAGCTTGTCGGCAAAGCCGTGAAGCGGAAGCTCGCCACCGGTGTGCTGACCGGCAATGAGGCCGACAGCATGGCGGTGGATCGTTTGTTGTGGGAAATACCCAGCACCGGCTTTGTGCCGCATTGTCTGGCTGACCAACCGGTGGCAGCAGCCACGCCAGCCTGGATACACCACGAGCTGGATGCCCTGTTGCCGCGTGATGTGTTATTCAACTGGAGCGATCAAGCCGTACCGGCAGATCGCGGCATCGCGCGTATTGTCGAAATCGTCCCGCGCGACGATGATGGTCTGAGGCAGATTGCACGACAGCGTCTCGCCTACTACAAACAGGCTGGTTACGAGATCGAGTTCACCGACATGCTGCAGCTCGCAAAGGGGTAA
- a CDS encoding TetR/AcrR family transcriptional regulator, giving the protein MTTQEEKTRRAELIAAASRLFKEQGYERTTVRDLAQAVGMQSGSLFYHFRTKEEMLVAVMAAGVGDLTDRAEEALAKAKTPLERLQTLCRVHLDTLLGDDKGALSVLLYEWPSLSDKARAELIKLRDAYERDWQNVLDEAAAAGLVHSDTRLLRKLLLGGLHWTIQWYKRDGGDSPAALADRMLALILKK; this is encoded by the coding sequence ATGACCACCCAAGAAGAGAAGACACGCCGGGCTGAACTGATTGCGGCAGCCAGCCGCCTGTTCAAGGAACAAGGTTACGAGCGCACCACCGTGCGCGATCTGGCGCAGGCCGTGGGCATGCAATCGGGCAGCCTGTTCTACCATTTCCGCACCAAGGAAGAGATGCTGGTCGCCGTGATGGCCGCCGGGGTTGGTGACCTGACCGACCGCGCCGAAGAGGCGCTGGCCAAGGCCAAGACACCGCTGGAACGCTTGCAGACGCTGTGCCGGGTACACCTCGACACCCTGCTGGGCGACGACAAGGGCGCACTCTCGGTGCTGCTGTACGAATGGCCCAGCCTGTCAGACAAGGCGCGTGCCGAGCTGATCAAGCTGCGCGACGCTTACGAGCGCGACTGGCAGAACGTGCTCGACGAAGCCGCGGCAGCGGGCTTGGTCCACAGCGATACGCGCCTCTTGCGCAAGCTGCTGCTAGGTGGCCTGCACTGGACCATCCAGTGGTACAAGCGCGATGGCGGCGACAGCCCGGCCGCGTTGGCGGACCGCATGCTGGCGCTGATCCTGAAGAAGTAA
- a CDS encoding lytic transglycosylase domain-containing protein, with the protein MRNFFLLTTLFCALPAWAGAQKEVALAHSVATAMQRSINDSSAPRLVFANQTEASVWLTEMSSRLRKRIPDDFMREKLLTAIHYEATRAGLDPQLVLGLIEVESGFRKYAISSASARGLMQVMPFWVRQIGTNEHNLFDMYTNLRYGCTILRHYLDIEKGDLYRALGRYNGSLGKPEYPNMVLAAWRNKWDWQGPSSAGVRTVAYPAR; encoded by the coding sequence CTGCGTAATTTCTTTCTGCTGACCACACTCTTCTGTGCACTCCCGGCTTGGGCCGGCGCACAGAAGGAAGTGGCGCTCGCGCACTCTGTGGCCACGGCGATGCAGCGTTCGATCAATGACAGCAGCGCACCCAGGCTGGTGTTTGCCAATCAGACCGAGGCATCGGTATGGCTGACCGAGATGTCGTCACGTCTGCGCAAGCGGATTCCCGATGATTTCATGCGGGAGAAGTTGCTGACCGCCATTCACTATGAAGCCACGCGCGCCGGCCTGGATCCGCAACTGGTGCTGGGGCTGATTGAAGTCGAAAGCGGATTCCGCAAGTATGCCATCTCGTCGGCCAGTGCCCGCGGACTGATGCAGGTCATGCCGTTCTGGGTCCGCCAGATCGGCACTAACGAACACAATCTGTTCGATATGTACACGAACCTGCGCTATGGCTGCACGATCCTGCGCCATTATCTGGATATCGAAAAAGGCGATCTTTATCGCGCGCTGGGCCGCTACAACGGCAGCCTCGGCAAGCCCGAATACCCGAACATGGTGCTGGCGGCCTGGCGCAATAAATGGGATTGGCAGGGCCCCAGCAGCGCCGGTGTACGCACGGTAGCTTATCCGGCGCGTTGA
- a CDS encoding leucyl aminopeptidase has protein sequence MEIIAKASSPEKHKAAVLAVSVTGGKLGSAGQAVDKAAGGHLAAILKAGDLEAKAGSTVMLHKVPGVAADRVLLVSTGSSDKEFRDAVRATVKAAGAAAGGELAIAFDGRDAAWAAEEIVVGLFDATYVFDATKSKKNDKPAIKKVTLLVAKADEAAANAGVANGVALGSALNLGKELGNLPPNFATPTHLANTAKTIAKQFGMKVEVLERAEIEKLGMMSFVSVAKGSTEPMKLIVLKHEGGKKGDKPVVLVGKGITFDSGGISLKPGANMDEMKYDMMGAGSVIATMHAVGAMKLPLNVYAVVASCENMPAGNASKPGDVVTTMKGLTVEVLNTDAEGRLILCDALTYAERFDPALVVDVATLTGACVVALGNHTSGLYANQDYLATELASAGDQAGDRAWRMPMGEEYHEQLKSNFADLGNIGGPGGGSITAACFLSRFADKFDWAHLDIAGTAWRQGAAKGATGRPVPLLTRFLRNRVQAGVAKPVAAKAAASKAPAKAAAKPAAKPAAKPAAKPAAKPAAKPVAKPVKPAGKVAAKPVAKAVAKPAAKPAAKPAAKPAVKKK, from the coding sequence GTGGAAATCATTGCCAAGGCTAGCAGTCCCGAAAAACACAAGGCTGCCGTACTGGCTGTCTCGGTCACCGGCGGCAAGCTCGGTAGCGCCGGTCAGGCGGTGGACAAGGCCGCAGGCGGCCATCTGGCTGCCATCCTCAAGGCAGGTGATCTTGAGGCCAAGGCGGGCAGCACTGTGATGTTGCACAAGGTGCCCGGCGTCGCTGCCGATCGCGTGCTGCTGGTCAGCACCGGCAGCAGCGACAAGGAATTCCGCGATGCGGTGCGCGCCACCGTCAAGGCTGCGGGTGCAGCCGCCGGTGGCGAGCTGGCCATTGCCTTTGATGGCCGCGATGCTGCTTGGGCCGCCGAGGAAATCGTGGTTGGCCTGTTCGACGCGACCTATGTGTTCGACGCCACCAAGTCCAAGAAGAACGACAAGCCCGCCATCAAGAAGGTCACCCTGCTGGTTGCCAAGGCGGATGAAGCCGCCGCCAATGCCGGTGTGGCCAATGGTGTGGCGCTGGGCTCGGCCCTCAACCTGGGCAAGGAACTGGGCAATCTGCCACCGAACTTCGCCACCCCCACGCATCTGGCCAACACCGCCAAGACCATCGCCAAGCAGTTCGGCATGAAGGTCGAAGTGCTGGAGCGCGCCGAGATCGAAAAGCTCGGCATGATGAGCTTTGTCTCCGTGGCCAAGGGCAGCACCGAGCCCATGAAGCTGATCGTGCTCAAGCACGAAGGCGGCAAGAAGGGTGACAAGCCGGTGGTGCTGGTGGGCAAGGGCATCACGTTTGACTCAGGCGGCATCAGCCTCAAGCCCGGCGCGAACATGGATGAGATGAAGTACGACATGATGGGCGCGGGTTCCGTCATTGCCACCATGCATGCCGTGGGCGCGATGAAGCTGCCGCTCAATGTCTACGCCGTGGTCGCTTCGTGCGAAAACATGCCGGCCGGCAACGCCAGCAAGCCTGGTGACGTGGTCACCACGATGAAGGGCCTCACGGTGGAAGTGCTCAATACCGACGCTGAAGGCCGTTTGATCCTGTGCGATGCCCTCACTTATGCCGAACGCTTCGACCCCGCCCTGGTGGTGGATGTGGCCACGCTGACCGGTGCCTGTGTGGTGGCGCTGGGTAACCACACCAGTGGGCTGTACGCCAACCAGGATTACCTGGCGACCGAGCTGGCCAGCGCGGGCGATCAGGCGGGTGACCGCGCCTGGCGCATGCCGATGGGCGAGGAATACCACGAGCAGCTCAAGTCCAACTTTGCGGACCTCGGCAATATCGGCGGCCCCGGTGGTGGTTCGATCACCGCCGCGTGTTTCCTGTCGCGCTTTGCCGACAAGTTCGACTGGGCGCACCTCGATATCGCCGGCACGGCCTGGCGCCAAGGTGCGGCCAAGGGCGCAACCGGCCGTCCTGTTCCGCTGCTGACGCGTTTCCTGCGTAACCGTGTGCAGGCCGGTGTGGCCAAGCCGGTAGCTGCCAAGGCGGCTGCGAGCAAGGCACCCGCCAAAGCTGCTGCCAAGCCCGCCGCAAAGCCAGCCGCAAAGCCAGCCGCAAAGCCAGCCGCAAAGCCAGCCGCGAAGCCTGTTGCCAAGCCGGTTAAACCTGCTGGCAAGGTTGCCGCCAAGCCGGTAGCCAAGGCCGTGGCCAAACCGGCTGCGAAGCCCGCAGCCAAGCCGGCGGCCAAACCGGCCGTGAAGAAGAAGTAA
- the lptF gene encoding LPS export ABC transporter permease LptF, which yields MPKDTLFERAMLRELAGVGTGVFIVLLGIMIVTRGARLLAMAASGNVSADAVGALLGFTLLGVVPWILTMTVFITILWSLTRAWRDHEMAIWLSAGQPLTAWIRPILTFAVPLALVVALLSLGLSPWAKHKSREYREVLATRDDVSALSPGLFKESALADRVTFIENFAGKGGAARNIFVKSAEQDNTQSVTVAAEGYLSSLPDGERILVLQNGRRYEGIPGQANYRVVEFTEARIRIQEPDRREITTPAEAMPTMALLGSQQLEEQGELARRIASPIATLLLAILAIPLAYVNPRMGRGVNLITAILLFSIYLNLINIAQSWIANGKLPAAIGVWPVHIVIALITWGLFRWRAKPRA from the coding sequence ATGCCCAAGGACACCTTGTTCGAGCGTGCCATGCTGCGCGAACTGGCGGGTGTAGGCACCGGTGTATTCATCGTGCTGCTGGGCATCATGATCGTTACCCGCGGCGCCCGTCTGCTGGCCATGGCGGCCAGCGGCAATGTCAGCGCCGACGCCGTGGGGGCGCTGCTCGGCTTCACCCTGCTGGGCGTCGTGCCATGGATTTTGACGATGACGGTGTTCATCACCATCCTGTGGTCACTCACGCGCGCTTGGCGTGACCACGAGATGGCCATCTGGCTATCGGCGGGACAGCCGCTTACCGCCTGGATCCGCCCGATTCTCACCTTTGCAGTTCCGCTGGCGCTGGTGGTTGCCCTGCTGAGCCTGGGTCTGAGCCCCTGGGCCAAGCACAAGAGCCGGGAATACCGTGAAGTGCTGGCCACCCGCGATGATGTTTCCGCACTCTCACCGGGCCTGTTCAAAGAATCCGCGCTGGCTGATCGCGTTACCTTCATTGAGAACTTTGCCGGCAAGGGCGGCGCCGCACGCAATATCTTTGTGAAGTCTGCCGAGCAGGACAACACCCAAAGCGTCACCGTTGCTGCCGAGGGTTACCTCAGCAGCCTGCCCGACGGCGAGCGCATCCTGGTGTTGCAAAATGGCCGACGCTATGAGGGCATCCCCGGCCAGGCCAATTATCGCGTCGTCGAATTTACCGAAGCGCGCATCCGTATCCAGGAGCCTGATCGACGCGAAATCACCACGCCTGCCGAAGCCATGCCCACCATGGCCTTGCTGGGCAGCCAGCAACTGGAAGAGCAGGGAGAACTGGCGCGGCGTATCGCCAGCCCGATCGCGACCCTGCTGCTAGCCATCCTGGCGATACCGCTGGCTTATGTGAACCCGCGCATGGGCCGTGGCGTGAACCTGATCACTGCCATCCTGCTGTTCTCCATCTACCTGAACCTGATCAACATCGCCCAGAGCTGGATCGCCAACGGCAAGCTGCCGGCAGCTATCGGCGTGTGGCCGGTGCATATCGTGATCGCCCTGATTACTTGGGGCCTGTTCCGCTGGCGGGCAAAGCCACGCGCATGA
- a CDS encoding DUF456 domain-containing protein, which yields MEFAPIAGWVLAILLMLAGLVGTILPLIPAAPLLFGGFLLGAWLDQFERVGWIWLGVLLILTALMAVVDFVAAALGAKRQGASRLAMVGAALGTVVGMFLGLIGLVIGPFVGAVAGEWAASGDRVRAGKVGLATWLGMLLGTVAKLVLALMMIALFAFAWAV from the coding sequence ATGGAATTTGCCCCGATAGCCGGCTGGGTACTGGCCATCCTGCTGATGCTGGCAGGCCTGGTCGGCACCATCTTGCCGCTGATTCCCGCCGCACCCTTGCTGTTTGGCGGCTTTCTGCTGGGCGCCTGGCTTGATCAGTTCGAGCGTGTAGGCTGGATCTGGCTGGGTGTGTTGCTGATATTGACGGCGCTGATGGCCGTGGTGGACTTTGTTGCCGCGGCGCTGGGTGCCAAGCGGCAGGGCGCCAGCCGGCTCGCGATGGTGGGCGCCGCGCTGGGCACCGTGGTCGGCATGTTTTTGGGGCTGATCGGTCTGGTCATCGGGCCATTTGTCGGCGCCGTCGCTGGCGAATGGGCCGCCAGTGGTGATCGCGTACGCGCCGGCAAGGTGGGCCTGGCAACCTGGCTGGGTATGCTGCTGGGTACGGTGGCCAAGCTGGTACTGGCGCTGATGATGATCGCCTTGTTTGCCTTTGCCTGGGCGGTGTGA
- a CDS encoding proline--tRNA ligase, which translates to MRTSQFFLSTLKEAPNEAELPSHKLMLRAGLIKKLGSGLYTWMPLGLRVLRKVEAVVRDEMNKAGALELLMPAIQPAELWQESGRWAVFGPQMLKMKDRHDRDFCFGPTHEEVITDIARSEIKSYKQLPLNFYQVQTKFRDEIRPRFGVMRAREFMMKDAYSFHTSLESLQDTYGVMYKAYSNVFTRLGLTFRAVAADTGAIGGDGSHEFHVLADSGEDALAYCPTSDFAANVELAEALAPTTPRAAPSEAMRDVDTPKQTTCEQVAELLGIALNRTVKLIALHAEGKLHIVLLRGDHSLNEVKVGKIAGMTDFRFAAEDEIRAFFNCPPGFLGPVGIDRRAVRVIADRSVAVMSDFVCGANKPKFHTAGVNWGRDLPEPDLVADVRNVVAGDPSPDGKGVLDICRGIEVGHIFQLRTKYSEALSCQYLDADGQLKPMEMGCYGIGVSRIVGAAIEQNFDDKGITWPAGIAPFAVAIVPVGYQRSEAVKAAADTLYAQLVAAGVDVVMDDRNERPGVMFADMELIGIPHRITIGEKSLAEGKVEYVSRSNGNTELIDQAAVAGFLSGKLNN; encoded by the coding sequence ATGCGTACCTCCCAGTTTTTCCTCTCCACGCTCAAGGAAGCCCCCAACGAGGCCGAGCTGCCCAGTCACAAGCTGATGCTGCGCGCGGGTCTCATCAAGAAACTCGGTTCGGGCTTGTATACGTGGATGCCACTGGGCCTTCGTGTCCTGCGCAAGGTCGAGGCCGTGGTCCGCGACGAGATGAACAAGGCCGGTGCGCTGGAACTCCTGATGCCCGCCATCCAGCCTGCCGAGTTGTGGCAGGAATCAGGCCGCTGGGCCGTGTTCGGCCCGCAGATGCTGAAGATGAAGGACCGCCACGACCGCGACTTCTGCTTCGGCCCCACGCACGAAGAAGTGATCACCGACATCGCCCGTAGCGAGATCAAGAGCTACAAGCAGCTGCCGCTGAACTTCTACCAGGTGCAGACCAAGTTCCGCGACGAAATCCGCCCGCGCTTCGGCGTGATGCGCGCGCGCGAGTTCATGATGAAGGATGCGTACTCTTTCCACACCTCGCTGGAAAGTCTGCAAGACACTTATGGCGTGATGTACAAGGCGTACTCCAACGTATTCACGCGCCTGGGCCTGACCTTCCGCGCCGTGGCGGCCGATACCGGCGCCATTGGCGGAGATGGTTCGCATGAGTTCCATGTGCTCGCCGATTCGGGTGAGGATGCCCTGGCCTATTGCCCAACGTCCGACTTTGCCGCCAACGTCGAATTGGCCGAAGCCCTGGCGCCGACCACGCCGCGCGCAGCGCCCAGCGAGGCGATGCGTGATGTCGATACCCCCAAGCAAACCACCTGCGAGCAAGTGGCCGAGCTGCTGGGCATTGCGCTGAATCGCACCGTGAAGCTGATCGCGCTGCACGCCGAAGGCAAGCTGCACATCGTGCTGCTGCGCGGCGATCACAGTCTCAACGAAGTAAAGGTCGGCAAGATTGCCGGCATGACGGACTTCCGCTTTGCGGCGGAAGATGAAATCCGCGCCTTCTTCAACTGCCCGCCCGGCTTCCTCGGCCCGGTCGGTATCGACCGCCGTGCCGTGCGCGTGATCGCCGACCGCAGCGTGGCGGTGATGAGCGACTTCGTCTGTGGCGCCAACAAGCCCAAGTTCCACACGGCTGGCGTGAACTGGGGCCGTGATCTGCCCGAGCCCGATCTGGTGGCCGATGTGCGCAATGTGGTGGCTGGCGACCCGAGCCCGGATGGCAAGGGCGTGCTCGATATCTGCCGCGGTATCGAAGTCGGCCACATCTTCCAGCTGCGCACCAAGTATTCCGAAGCGCTGAGTTGCCAGTATCTGGATGCCGACGGCCAGCTCAAGCCGATGGAAATGGGCTGCTATGGTATTGGTGTGAGCCGCATCGTCGGTGCCGCCATCGAACAGAACTTCGACGACAAAGGCATTACCTGGCCGGCCGGTATCGCGCCGTTCGCCGTGGCCATCGTGCCCGTGGGCTATCAGCGTTCCGAAGCCGTGAAGGCGGCAGCCGATACGCTTTACGCTCAACTTGTGGCAGCCGGTGTCGATGTCGTGATGGATGACCGCAACGAGCGCCCTGGCGTGATGTTTGCCGATATGGAACTCATCGGCATCCCGCACCGGATCACCATTGGCGAGAAGTCACTGGCCGAGGGCAAGGTCGAGTACGTCAGCCGCAGCAATGGCAATACGGAACTCATTGATCAAGCGGCGGTCGCAGGCTTCCTGAGCGGCAAGCTGAACAACTGA
- the lptG gene encoding LPS export ABC transporter permease LptG: protein MKTLTRYLIADVVRNSLLVLLALLGLFLFFDLINELRDLGHGGYTFGKLLAYVVLLAPGHAYELMPIAVLIGGMIGLSLLNQFSELTVMRVAGLSLRRLLGILVLAGLLFSLATLAAGEYLAPKAERAAIQLLLSAKGQLLTQDSRSGFWQREDGNFVNVREVLPDRTLRHVQYYGFDTAQRMNVLAYAERGEWQAQERAWKLSKLTFTHFDDKGIRIEQRAEYLWRSSLTPDTLSVLMLQPEQMSVLTLLDYIDHLRRNQQKTSRYEIALWTKLVYPLACLAMLVIALPFAQTSRRSGGVGMKLFVGIMLGLGFYFVNKLVGTWGLLYDWPPLLAASLPTLLFLLLAVILLYRQEQR, encoded by the coding sequence ATGAAAACCCTGACCCGATACCTGATCGCCGATGTGGTGCGCAACAGCCTTCTGGTGCTGCTGGCGCTGCTGGGCCTGTTCCTGTTCTTTGATCTGATCAACGAGCTGCGTGACCTCGGCCACGGTGGCTACACCTTTGGCAAGCTGCTCGCCTATGTGGTGCTGCTGGCGCCGGGCCATGCTTACGAGCTGATGCCGATTGCCGTACTGATCGGCGGCATGATCGGCCTATCGCTTCTCAATCAGTTCTCCGAACTCACAGTGATGCGGGTAGCCGGGCTATCGCTGCGACGCCTGCTGGGCATACTGGTGCTCGCCGGGCTGCTCTTTTCGCTGGCAACACTTGCGGCCGGTGAATATCTGGCTCCCAAAGCCGAACGCGCCGCCATCCAGCTCCTGCTATCGGCCAAGGGCCAGTTGCTGACCCAAGACTCGCGCTCGGGCTTCTGGCAGCGCGAGGACGGCAACTTTGTCAACGTGCGCGAGGTACTACCCGACCGGACCCTGCGCCATGTGCAGTATTACGGTTTCGATACCGCCCAACGCATGAACGTGCTCGCCTACGCAGAACGCGGCGAGTGGCAAGCCCAGGAGCGCGCCTGGAAGCTCAGCAAGCTGACCTTCACCCATTTTGACGACAAAGGCATCCGCATCGAGCAGCGCGCCGAGTACCTGTGGCGCTCCTCGCTGACGCCAGACACGCTCTCGGTGTTGATGCTGCAACCGGAACAGATGTCGGTGCTGACCCTGCTCGATTACATTGACCACCTGCGCCGCAACCAGCAGAAAACCAGCCGCTACGAGATCGCCCTGTGGACCAAGCTGGTCTACCCGCTGGCCTGTCTGGCCATGCTGGTGATTGCGCTGCCGTTTGCGCAGACATCGCGCCGCTCGGGCGGCGTGGGCATGAAGCTGTTTGTCGGCATCATGCTGGGGCTCGGGTTCTACTTCGTGAACAAGCTCGTCGGCACCTGGGGTTTGCTGTACGACTGGCCGCCGCTGCTGGCCGCGTCGCTGCCGACCCTGCTGTTCCTGCTGCTGGCCGTGATACTCCTGTACCGACAGGAACAGCGCTAG